The genomic interval GTAATCGAACATACCCCTGTTTTTTCACATCTTCGAGCACTTTTACATGAGAGCCTTTGCGACCTGATACAACTGGTGCAAGTACTTGAAGTCTTGTTCTTTCCGGATATTCTAGAATGCGGTCAACCATCTGCTCAATTGTTTGGGAAGATATTTCGATACCATGCTGAGGGCAAGTTGGTCTTCCTACCCTTGCAAATAATAATCTTAAATAATCATAAATTTCAGTTACTGTACCAACCGTAGAGCGTGGATTTCGGCTAGTTGTTTTCTGATCAATAGAAATAGCAGGGGATAACCCTTCAATCGAATCCACATCCGGCTTATCCATTTGCCCTAAAAACTGTCGTGCGTATGCAGATAAAGATTCAACATATCTTCTTTGTCCTTCTGCATAAATGGTATCAAAAGCGAGGGAAGATTTCCCGGAACCAGATAAACCAGTAATGACTACTAATTGATCTCTTGGAATAGTTATATCTATATTTTTTAAATTATTCGCTCTTGCCCCTTTTACAATAAGTTTATCCATTGCCATTATTTGCTCACCCCTCTGCCTTTAATTCAAGCAATAAATCGCGAAGCTCTGCTGCTCTTTCGAAATTCAGAGCTTTTGCTGCTTCCTTCATTTCGTTCTCCATTTGGGCAATCATTGCCTCTTTTTCCTTTTTCGTCAATTTATCAAGTTTAACAGATGTTGCATATTCTTCTGGTTCTTCTGCTGCTTGTGTAGCACGAATAGAATCTCGAATACCCTTTTGAATTGTTTGGGGCGTAATCCCATGTTCTTCATTGTATTTCTCTTGGATTTCTCTACGTCTTTTCGTTTCACTTATTGCCACTTCCATCGAATGAGTCATCTTATCTGCATACATAATGACATGCCCATTTGAATTTCTCGCTGCACGTCCGATTGTTTGAATTAAAGAGCGTTCCGAACGTAGGAATCCTTCCTTATCCGCATCCAAAATAGTGACTAATGATACTTCTGGAATATCCAATCCTTCCCGCAATAGGTTAATTCCTACTAGAACATCATATTTACCAAGACGTAATTCTCGAATGATTTCAATCCGTTCTAATGTTTTTACTTCGGAATGCAAATATTGAACTTTAATTCCAATTTCCTTCAGATAATCCGTTAAATCCTCTGACATTTTTTTCGTCAATGTCGTCACCAATACCCGTTCATTTCGTTTGATTCGTTCATGTATCTCAGCAATTAGGTCATCGATTTGTCCTTCAATCGGACGAATATCAATGGTCGGATCAAGTAATCCAGTTGGGCGAATGATTTGTTCAATCATAACTGGCGTATGCTCGATTTCATACGGACCAGGTGTTGCGGAAACACAAATCATTTGATTAATATGCTTTTCAAATTCTCCGAAAGTTAATGGACGGTTATCAAGTGCTGACGGTAAGCGAAAACCATGCTCTACTAGCACATTTTTCCTTGCCTGATCCCCATTATACATTCCTCTGATTTGCGGCAATGTAACATGAGATTCGTCAATGACAAGAAGAAAGTCTTTTGGAAAATAATCTAATAAAGTGTAAGGTGTAGATCCAGGAGGTCTTAATGTTAAATGTCTTGAGTAATTTTCAATTCCCGAACAGAAACCCATCTCTCTCATCATCTCAAGATCATAGCGTGAGCGCTGTTCTAGACGTTGAGCCTCTAACAATTTATTATTTTCTCGTAGTTTTTCTAATTGTTCTTCTAATTCCTTTTCAATGTTCTCAATCGCTATTTTCATTTTTTCTTCTCTTGTTACGAAGTGAGATGCTGGAAAAATAGCAATATGATTTCTTTCTCCTAATATTTCACCAGTTAAGGCATCCACTTCACGAATTCGATCAATTTCATCTCCAAAAAACTCTACTCTGATACAGTGCTCATCACGAGAAGCCGGAAAAATTTCTACCACATCTCCACGTACACGGAAAGTTCCTCGTTTAAAATCAATATCATTTCGATCATATTGGATATCAACAAGTTTACGAAGTAGTTGATTTCTTTCTAATTCCATACCCGTTCTTAATGAAACAACCATTTCTCGATACTCTTCTGGAGAACCTAATCCATAAATGCAGGAAACACTGGCAATAATTATCACATCATCCCTTTCAAATAAAGAGGATGTTGCCGAATGGCGGAGTTTATCTATTTCATCATTGATGCTAGCATCCTTTTCAATAAACGTATCCGTGTGTGGGACATACGCTTCTGGTTGGTAGTAATCATAATAACTTACAAAATACTCCACTGCATTATTAGGAAAAAATTCTTTAAACTCACTATATAGTTGACCTGCTAATGTTTTATTATGAGCAATGATTAAGGTTGGTTTTTTCACTTCTTTAATAACATTGCTTACTGTAAAGGTTTTACCTGTACCAGTTGCCCCCAGCAAGGTTTGAATTTTTTCCCCTGCTTTAATTCCTGATATTAGTTTTTTTATTGCTTCTGGCTGATCTCCTTGAGGCGTATACTTTGAAACTAACTCAAAATCATGACTCACTAACCCATCCTCCGATCTATCAACTTTCGAAAAACGTACATTTTGGTAGACAATCTATATGAAAAATTATTTTTAATCTGCTAAAAGTTTTTCTTCATCCTTTAATGATTATGTTAACAGTCCTATCTATACTTAATTATGTAATCAATATATCACCATTCTACCACAAACCATCCATTTCAAACCACAAAAAAGAGAACAAACATTCGATTTATTTTAGAATATGATTTATTAATGAATGAATCAAAAAAAATGACTATACGAAAATACCTATCATCTTTATCGACGTAAAATCGTTTAGTCATTCTCCTTCTCTATTCTTTTTTCACTCTTTTTTGAAATGTAGCTAAACATTATTTATTCGCTACTTTCTCTTTCCATTTCCTGCTAATCATAAATCCAATTGTCATGGAAAAAGCATCTACAACAATTAATATAAACGTGTCTGTGTATCCTTTATAAACAGATGCAGCAATTAAGGCGACAGTTAAAACCAAACCAATAATTGGATAATATGTTGCTCTTGAAAAGAGAATTACTAATAAGCACGGAAAAAATAGTGCAGCTAGATACTTCCCCATCTATATACACCTCTATTTAAACATATTTCACTTCATTAACCATTAACCCAAAACTTTCAAGAGCACTTGCTAAATTATTGAACATTGGAATTTGGCTAAAATCCACACCTAGTTGAATAGCAGTTTGCGCTACCTCTGGTCTTAACCCTGAAAGATACCCTTTTACACCAATTAATCGTAGTGCATGAATAACCTGAAAAATTTGATGCGCCACCATTGTATCGATAAGTGGAACCCCTGATAAATCAATAAATAAATGATTAAATCGTTTTTCATTGCATTCCTTCAAAGTATTTTCCATGATTAATTGAGCTCTCTTCGTATCAATATCTCCAATTAGCGGGAGAACACCAATCCCCTTTGTAATTGGTATAACTGGACTGCTTAATTCATAAATTGTTTCTTGCTGTGCTGTTAATTGCTGAAATTTATATTCATCGTAAGAGCTAATAAATATATTTACAAATAAATCGAATGCATAATGGATCAATCGTATCCATTCAAACAAAGTAGATATCGTTAAATGATCAGTAGATTCTTCAGAAAACTTTTCTACATAGGATGAAAGAATTCCTTTAACGACATTAAGCTGTTCGATGGATTCCAAAATAGGTACCAAGTCTTTCGCACGCTTTTCCGCAACTTTAACAGCCCATTTAGAAATATTTGCTGAATACTCTGCTTCGTCCTCAATAAAAACCTTAATTACATTTTCTATAAGAATTTGGTGAGCTGTAACTAGTTCTTCCAAATTAGCTGTTGATTTATCGATGGAATAAAAATTAGATGAACTATTTTCTAATATTTTTAACCATTCCTCACGCATGTCTACAAGATGATCATTTAAATAGGTATATAGACTTTTCATACATTGTTCCAACTAGTTCTCCTCCTAATACAAGAAACAACCTTCTTCACTCGTTTATGATAGCGACTTTTCCAAGTAGAATAACAGAAGTTTCCATAACTTTTTTCAGTTATTCCCTACTTGTTTTTGAACCTAAATTCTTGGTATTTATGGATAAATATATACTATTATATAGTTGTCATTATAGTGAAACAAGTGAGAAGCCTTTTGGTAGTAAGAGGAAGATAGAAGAATTTCTTACGTGCTTTTTAATAAACCTGTGGCAATCACTTGAAAAATCGCTTTTAGGGAGGAAGCTCTTTTTTTGGCGTTTTCTAACAAAAAGGTAATCTCCGCGATTTCCTCCGGGCTTAATTTTCCTACTATCCAATCTTCCAAATCATGATTTTTTATAGCTATATTTTGTTTAGGTATATTTATTGTTTGGTACTTCATCAATTCATTATGAATCATGTCTATATGGTATTGATACTGCTTTTCCTTATGTATATAAAACGTATTATTTTCCTTCGGCTGATTTTTATCCATCTGTTGTGTATTCCCCTTTCTAAAAATATCTTTAAATCTCTTAAAATCAATCGATTTCTTCTATTCTTTTCGGGTAAATATATTGTTATTATAATAGGAAAACATTGCTGAAGATCTTAGTCCCAAGTATTTTCTACTAAAATAGGTATTTAGGATTATTCCATCTAGTCACAAAGTCTGTTTTATCGAAGGTTGAGGTAAGGTAATATTTACTAAGAAGGGGATGCACCGTAGCAAAATAGCCATTTAATAAAGGAGACAAAAGATATGGAAAAAGTTACTACAGATATTATTGGATATCGTATAAAAGAAGATGTTTATTCTAACTCCATTGAAGGTTTATTTCTACTTAAAAAGGGCTCTACTCTTACAAAAAAGCATGTAGAATTACTTACTAAACATCAGATAAATCCATTTGATGTAATTAGCTCTACAGAAGACACCCCTCCTTCCTCCATAAATAATACGTTTACTAATTTAATAGATGAAGTGAAAGAAACCTTCCACTTTATCATAGAACAAGAAAATTACAATGTTGATAGATTTCTACATAACTATGAAAAAGCAATTGATTTTTCCCTTCAAGAATTAGCAATTTTAGATATTATTCACACAGAAGTTCCACCAAAGGATTATATATATCAACATAGCATTAATGTAGGCATCATTTCAGCAATCATTGGGAAGATTTTAGGATTATCTAGACAGGAATGCCATCTACTAAGTCAGATGGGTCTATTCCATGATATCGGCATGCTAAAAATTAATCCAGCCCTCTTACAAGCACAAGATCGCTTAACACAAAAAGAATATAAGGAAATCCAAAAACATACGACTTATGGAAAAAGCATTTTATTTCAAGTTTCGCAATTGGACATATTAATATCACGAACTGCCCTATTGCATCATGAAAAAATAAATGGAAAAGGCTACCCCTCTCGTCGAACAGAAAAGGATATTCCTTTCCTGATTCAAATTGTTTCGGTAGCAGACAAGTTTAATAGCATGTGTACTACACATACCTATAAAGAAAAGAAAACATACTTTGAAGCTATTAATGAATTGGTGAATGAAGCATATGGAAATGCACTAAATCCTGCTATTGTCATACCATTTACTAATTTTATTATGGGAAAGCAACTCTTTCAAAAGGTCACCTTATCAAATAATGAGACAGCAGAAATCATTTTTATCCATCAAAATGAACCACATCTTCCTCTTGTCCGTCTAAAGGATTCCTATATTGATTTACGTAAAGCATCCTTAAAAATTACTGGTGTAGCAACCTAAACGCAATATAGTTCCTAATAGAAATGGAAATGGCCAAATCAAGAATGATTTGGCCAAAATGTTATGCTTCACTAGGATATTAAACCCCTTTATACGCTTTTCTATAAATGTCTGCTAACTCTGTTACTAATGGTAATTTAGGATTAGCTGTTGTACATTGATCTTCAAAGGCACGGTCCGCTAAATAATCCACTTTAGCTTCAAATTCTTTTGGATCCACACCTTGTGCCGCAATACTCATTGGAATATTTAATTCTTTTCCAAGTCTAATTACTGCTTTAACAAAGCTGTCTACCCCTTGTTCCACTGTATTAGCTGGCAATCCTAGAATCCTTGCAAGCTCTGCATAACGTTCATCTGCTTTAAAGTATTCATATTTAGGGAATGCAGTGAATTTTTTCGGCTTCTCTGCATTGTAGCGAATAACATGTGGCAATAAGATAGCATTTGAACGTCCATGTGCTATATGGAATTCCGCACCTAATTTATGTGCTAAACTATGGTTAATTCCTAAGAAAGCATTCGCGAAAGCCATCCCAGCTATTGTAGATGCATTATGCACTTTTTCCCGCGCTTCCTCATCATTCCCATTGCGATAAGCTCTTGGTAAATATTCAAATATCAACTGAACTGCTTTCACAGCTAATGCATCTGTATAGTCATTTGCCATATTAGATACATATGCTTCCACAGCATGTGTTAATACGTCCATCCCAGTATCTGCTGTAACAGCAGGGGGTACAGTCATAACAAATTGCGGATCGATGATTGCTACATCTGGTGTTAATTCATAATCAGCTAACGGATATTTAATGTTCTGTTCTTTATCTGTAATTACAGCGAAAGATGTTACTTCAGATCCAGTACCAGAAGTAGTTGGAATTGCTACAAATTTAGCTTTTCCTCCTAATGATGGATATTTATAAACCCTTTTCCGAATATCTAGGAATTTTTGCTTTAATCCAAAGAACTCTTCATCTGGATGTTCGTAGAATAACCACATACCTTTTGCTGCATCCATTGGAGATCCTCCCCCAAGTGCGATAATGCAGTCTGGTTGGAATTTAGCCATCATTTCTGTTCCTCTGACAACCGTTTCAATAGATGGATCTGGTTCTACATCTGAAAACACTTCTACTTGCACTAGATTTGAACGTTTTCTTAAGTTATAAAGTAATTTATCTACATATCCGAATTTAACCATGTATGGATCTGTAACGATAAACACTCTTGAAATATCCTTCATTTTTTGTAAATATTGTACAGAGTTTTTCTCAAAATATATTTTTGAAGGTACTTTAAACCATTGCATATTTACATTCCTTTTAGCTAGTTTTTTTACATTCAATAAATGAATATCTGTTACATTAGTAGATACAGAGTTTTTACCATAAGAGCCACAGCCAAGTGTTAAAGATGGCATGAAGGCGTTGTAGATATCACCAATTGCCCCTTGAGAAGATGGTGCATTGTTAATAATACGACATGCTTTCATTCTTAGTGCAAAGCTTTCTACTACTTTTGGATCTTCTGAGTGAATAACTGCTGAGTGTCCTAATCCACCGAATTCTAGCATTTCTTCTGCTCGTTTGATTCCTTCTTCTGTTGATTCCACTCTATAGCACGCAAGTACTGGGCTTAATTTTTCTCTTGATAGTGGATAATTTGGTCCAACACCTTCTAATTCAGCAAGAAGAATTTTTGTATCTTCAGGTACCTTTACTCCTGCTAATCCTGCAATATAATGAGCTGATTTACCAACGATATCCGGATTTACTGCACATGTATTTTCATTAATTACTAGCTTTTCTACTTTCGCCAACTCTTCATTATTTAAGAAGTAGCAGCTATTACGAACCAATTGATTTTTAACTTCATCATAGATTTCTGTATCGATGATTACCGCTTGCTCAGAAGCGCAAATCATACCATTATCAAAAGTTTTAGAAAGGATTAAATCATTAACTGCTCTCTTCACTTTTGCTGTTTTTTCTATATAACAAGGTACGTTACCTGCTCCAACTCCAAGTGCAGGTTTTCCACAACTGTATGCAGATTTAACCATTCCTGGTCCACCAGTTGCAAGTATTAATGCAACATCATTATGATTCATTAATGCTTTTGTTGTTTCAATGGAAGGTTTTTCTACCCATTGTATACAATTTTCT from Niallia sp. FSL W8-0635 carries:
- the adhE gene encoding bifunctional acetaldehyde-CoA/alcohol dehydrogenase, whose translation is MSVVEKEVKAKNEQVDAQTVINEMAAKGKKALEEFMSLDQEQVDTIVKAMALAGLDKHMYLAKLAVEETGRGIYEDKITKNIFSTEYIYHNIKYDRTVGVISEDQQTGIVEIADPVGVVAGVTPVTNPTSTTMFKAIIAIKTRNPIIFAFHPSAQKCSSEAARILRDAAVKAGAPENCIQWVEKPSIETTKALMNHNDVALILATGGPGMVKSAYSCGKPALGVGAGNVPCYIEKTAKVKRAVNDLILSKTFDNGMICASEQAVIIDTEIYDEVKNQLVRNSCYFLNNEELAKVEKLVINENTCAVNPDIVGKSAHYIAGLAGVKVPEDTKILLAELEGVGPNYPLSREKLSPVLACYRVESTEEGIKRAEEMLEFGGLGHSAVIHSEDPKVVESFALRMKACRIINNAPSSQGAIGDIYNAFMPSLTLGCGSYGKNSVSTNVTDIHLLNVKKLAKRNVNMQWFKVPSKIYFEKNSVQYLQKMKDISRVFIVTDPYMVKFGYVDKLLYNLRKRSNLVQVEVFSDVEPDPSIETVVRGTEMMAKFQPDCIIALGGGSPMDAAKGMWLFYEHPDEEFFGLKQKFLDIRKRVYKYPSLGGKAKFVAIPTTSGTGSEVTSFAVITDKEQNIKYPLADYELTPDVAIIDPQFVMTVPPAVTADTGMDVLTHAVEAYVSNMANDYTDALAVKAVQLIFEYLPRAYRNGNDEEAREKVHNASTIAGMAFANAFLGINHSLAHKLGAEFHIAHGRSNAILLPHVIRYNAEKPKKFTAFPKYEYFKADERYAELARILGLPANTVEQGVDSFVKAVIRLGKELNIPMSIAAQGVDPKEFEAKVDYLADRAFEDQCTTANPKLPLVTELADIYRKAYKGV
- a CDS encoding CsbA family protein, translated to MGKYLAALFFPCLLVILFSRATYYPIIGLVLTVALIAASVYKGYTDTFILIVVDAFSMTIGFMISRKWKEKVANK
- a CDS encoding STAS domain-containing protein, with the protein product MEQCMKSLYTYLNDHLVDMREEWLKILENSSSNFYSIDKSTANLEELVTAHQILIENVIKVFIEDEAEYSANISKWAVKVAEKRAKDLVPILESIEQLNVVKGILSSYVEKFSEESTDHLTISTLFEWIRLIHYAFDLFVNIFISSYDEYKFQQLTAQQETIYELSSPVIPITKGIGVLPLIGDIDTKRAQLIMENTLKECNEKRFNHLFIDLSGVPLIDTMVAHQIFQVIHALRLIGVKGYLSGLRPEVAQTAIQLGVDFSQIPMFNNLASALESFGLMVNEVKYV
- a CDS encoding HD-GYP domain-containing protein, whose product is MEKVTTDIIGYRIKEDVYSNSIEGLFLLKKGSTLTKKHVELLTKHQINPFDVISSTEDTPPSSINNTFTNLIDEVKETFHFIIEQENYNVDRFLHNYEKAIDFSLQELAILDIIHTEVPPKDYIYQHSINVGIISAIIGKILGLSRQECHLLSQMGLFHDIGMLKINPALLQAQDRLTQKEYKEIQKHTTYGKSILFQVSQLDILISRTALLHHEKINGKGYPSRRTEKDIPFLIQIVSVADKFNSMCTTHTYKEKKTYFEAINELVNEAYGNALNPAIVIPFTNFIMGKQLFQKVTLSNNETAEIIFIHQNEPHLPLVRLKDSYIDLRKASLKITGVAT
- the uvrB gene encoding excinuclease ABC subunit UvrB yields the protein MSHDFELVSKYTPQGDQPEAIKKLISGIKAGEKIQTLLGATGTGKTFTVSNVIKEVKKPTLIIAHNKTLAGQLYSEFKEFFPNNAVEYFVSYYDYYQPEAYVPHTDTFIEKDASINDEIDKLRHSATSSLFERDDVIIIASVSCIYGLGSPEEYREMVVSLRTGMELERNQLLRKLVDIQYDRNDIDFKRGTFRVRGDVVEIFPASRDEHCIRVEFFGDEIDRIREVDALTGEILGERNHIAIFPASHFVTREEKMKIAIENIEKELEEQLEKLRENNKLLEAQRLEQRSRYDLEMMREMGFCSGIENYSRHLTLRPPGSTPYTLLDYFPKDFLLVIDESHVTLPQIRGMYNGDQARKNVLVEHGFRLPSALDNRPLTFGEFEKHINQMICVSATPGPYEIEHTPVMIEQIIRPTGLLDPTIDIRPIEGQIDDLIAEIHERIKRNERVLVTTLTKKMSEDLTDYLKEIGIKVQYLHSEVKTLERIEIIRELRLGKYDVLVGINLLREGLDIPEVSLVTILDADKEGFLRSERSLIQTIGRAARNSNGHVIMYADKMTHSMEVAISETKRRREIQEKYNEEHGITPQTIQKGIRDSIRATQAAEEPEEYATSVKLDKLTKKEKEAMIAQMENEMKEAAKALNFERAAELRDLLLELKAEG